GTACTATATGATTAGTACtagtatttattaaataaatatgtttgtatgTATGTGCATTTAGATTTGATTGCAAGTGAAAACAAAACAGACAAACCTGACAACATTCTTGTTCAGTGTTTTGTCTTTCCCTTTTTATTCCTTTGACACTTCACATTTCTTTGCTTCTTAAGTCCAAAATATTCACCTAACTAATTCATAATCATTTCTTCATGTATagatacataaataaataaataaccatATAGTTAGTAAGTGGAAAATTGCAATGGCAATGACAATGCCTCTTAGTTTAAGGAATAAGCTCAAAACTCTTTGTGCTTGTGGTGATGGTTGGTCTTATGCAATTTTCTGGCGCTTTCATAAGACAAATCCTATGTAAGCTTCTTGTTTAATTCTCTTCTATAATTATCATTTCATCTTTGTTGcatgtttgaaattaattttccTATAGGTTGTTGACTGTGGAAGAATCATATTATGAAGAGCAATTAGGAGAAGAGATTGCAAAATTGCTTCCTCAAGTGCACTTGCTGGGTGAAGGGTATGTATGCTTCACACTAATTTATTGTTTGTTTCATGTTTATAGAAACTTCATAATTTAGACCAAAAATCAATTGGATAAAGGTAGATTTTTTTCCTAATGCATTTTCCACCCCCTTAATGCACTTTTACTCATTaatgcaaaaaattaaaaagcaaAAAGGGCTAATGAAATTCTGGTATTCTATTTAGAATTGTTGGTGAAGCTGCTTTCTCCGACAAACACAATTGGTTGCACTCCGTCAGCTATGAGGTATACTTTTCAATTTCAACTGTTGAGTGCATGTTTGGATTCACAGTGAATTTTGGTAAACTTACGGTGGTGTCAAAATTATCATGATACGTCGTGATTCTATTAAATTCACCGTCTATTTAAACATACGATGGTATCACTAATTTTATATTCCAATTTCTCTTGTTTTTAGTTCACTTATTACTTGagaatttcctttctttctgcaGGATGATTCTGGATTGTATCAACAATTCTCTTCTGGAATAAAGGTACTAAAATTCATCAACAAAGGAAATGCATTTGATGAACTCACAAGTTTCTTATACATTTCCTTTTCCATATCACTTCCCTTTCAATATTTCTTCCTTTACTAAATATACCTATTTTGTTTAAAGTCACCAAATCAATTGTAATTATAACTTAATAAGTGTCCTGATACCCTATTAAGTATGATTATCTGATTATATTTCTTGTTCAAAGCCGCTTgcaatttatattgataatcaTTTCTGATTTGTAGACAATTGTGGTCATACCTATCAAATCATGGGGAGTGGTACAATTTGGATCCACAAATAAGGTTAGTACCGTTAAATTACTTGATTTTATGACATCATGCAAATGAATTTCTGTAAAAGTTAGGAACTGATTACTGTTTCAGAAGTCAGATATAGAGAATCTTATATCCAAAATCTAATAAGCTTTTGAACCTTGCTAGCCTCATTATTCTGTATTCAAGATCATAGCAACTCTTGATAATATTGAAGCTTGACCTGATTTACAATAACGTTTAATTCTTGTGTaaattttagtcctttatctgaAGAGATTGAAAGTATACGCATGTTTGAATTTGTGGCAAGTTTGGCAAAATCGCGTCGTGCTACcatgattttgacaaaatcaaaGTGTCACCTTAATCTCGCCAAACTCACCGTCATTCCAAACATACACTAAATATGTATCAGGTTTAATTTGGAAAAGTATTGTAGCATAATACAGAGAATCGGGAATAGCATATATTCCTAAATATGAGTTTCTATTTGAGATACTACAACTTGACATTAACTATTTCTTTATCTTGGATACTAGTTAACATTCATGCTTCACTTTGGttattcaattgttaaaatttCTGAAGCACCAACACCAGAAACGACACCTGACATACTTTCGATCTAAAGTGTtgtatacaaaatttaaaaacactaTTCTCTATTGTAATGTACTAATGGATCATAGTACTTTTACTGCTGCAGATTTTGGAGACGATTAATTTTTTGGATCAAACACAAAGTTTGCTCAAGGAGATTGATGATATGGACATGATTGAAGTATCAGGAAATGAACTTTTACCAATGGATTTTGCAAATTATGATCTCAACGGACTGTTGGCTTCCATTTCCACTGAAAATTCATGTGATTGGACTCTCAAATATACTCTTGATGAAAACTATGATGAGCTAAGAGAAGTTTATTCTTCTACAAATCCTAATGATCCCTTCTCTTCCCAACACAAGACTTGTGAAGAAACCTCATCTCTTAGTGACCAATTGAATGGTACCATAGAAGCTTATTTGGATCCTGACTCTTCTATGAACGACAACTTGATTTCCAAAACCTCCCTTTTTGGTGAATGGTGTGGTGAAAATTCTTCTTTTGATTCATTAGGCCAACAATTTGCATCTGAAATAATGGCACAAGAAGTTGTAGATGTTTGCACTTCATTTGATAGCAGCATTGTTCATGATTCAGCATTCGTCTCATTGGACAAAGGGTCATCATTTCAAGACAATCATTCTTCTGAACCTGTTGTTGTCACAGATGTTGTTTTACCATCAAGTTCGATTGAGCCGGTCGATATGTCAGAAGAATTTTTGAAGCTCAGCTCATTGGACGATCTTTGTCAGTGGTTTGCTCCTTCTACAGATGATAGTATCTGCACAACAATGATTCAATTAGATAATAACCTTCCTGAATCAATAGAATTTAATCCAACTTTAGCTGAGCATAACACTATCACTACAACAGTTAACTCAGAAATGAAAGAAACATCTGTACTAATACACAGTTCTGAAAATGATTTCTTGGATAACTTGGAATTGGATTTGGGATGTGACCAATCTAGTGAATGGTGGGGGAATTTACTTACACCAATGGTGAGTACTGCTACCGATATCGGCTTTTCCGAATGCATATCGGAGTTGAACTATACTACTACGCTGACTGATAATCGGAAGAGGCTATTCTCAGAGTTGGGAGGAATTGAAGAGCTTTTGAAGGGTCAAGCAAATTACAACAATCCTTTTAATAGTTCAAATTTTGAGAATGAGTTACTATCATCTAATAAGAGACAGATGGTAGAATTTTCATCCATGAGTAGAACTCAAGTAAATTTTGCAAGCCTTGTTGGGGCTGAGGCTGGACCAAATTTGATGCAATCTGTTTCTGACTTGGAAAAATCCAATAGTGTTTTAACTAAGAAAGATACATTCCCAAAATTACAAGTAGGCATGTTGATTAATGATAGAAATAGCATTAATATGAAGAGgggtgtttccttacaccctaaGAAACAAGAAGAGCCTACAAAGCCTACCAAGAAGAAGGCTAAGCCTGGAGAGAGTACTCGGCCGCGGCCAAAAGATCGACAGCAAATTCAAGACTGTATTAAAGAATTGAGAGGAATCATCCCTCATGGTGGAAAGGTAAATGAAACCTCATCTAACCTATGCTAGGACTAAAATCTTCTCATATATGTATGTATTTGTAAAGTTAGTGGATACTTCGCACCAAGAACATCGTTAGAGTCTGATAGTTCCATGAAACCATTCATGATATGAGCTACAATTTTCATTTTACTAGCTGCAAATTGTTTTGATATAACATGCTAACAAATGTTTATCTGATTTTTTTGACAGTGTAGCATTGATTCTTTGTTAGACCGCACCATCCGATACATGCTTTTCTTACGCAGTGTCATCAAATATGCAGACATGATACATGAGCCTAATGAGCCaaaggtaattaattaattaatcaaactatttttgaacatttttttaattaaacatgcTTAATCTTCATTAGTCATGATCATAAATAACTGTGGactattttttgtatgtttagCTTATTGAACAAGCAAATGGAGTGGTTCCAAAAGATAGCGAAAACCGTGGTGCTACATGGGCGTTTGAAGTAGGAAACCAAACAATGGTATGCCCTATTATTGTTGAGGACATGAATCCACCAGGCCAAATGCTTATAGAGGTAAGatttgaaataataatgtgtggtttgattttattttttctcaatcTATGCCATGTGATTGAATTAATTGGCATTGTTCTGTTGTTGCAGATGCTTTGTGAGGATCAAGGTTTCTTCCTTGAGATAGTTGACATAATTAAAGGTTTTGGGCTGAATATCTTGAAAGCAAAAATGGAAATAAAGAAAAGTAAATTATGGGGGCGCTTTATTGTCGAGGTAAATCGAAtatttgattgaaatattaaaaatacaaaaaataaatagggccatatataatattgaaattttttcagTCATTTTTCTACTTTAgctaaaaataatgatttacaTATTTTGTAACAGGCTAATAGACATGTGACAAGGATAGATGTGTTTTGGTCCCTTATTCATCTTCTGCAACAACCAAACATCACTGGAAGTGATTCTTCAAATAAGCATAGCAATGTTATTGATGCAAACATCGCTTAACAGTGGCAATCAAGACGCGCTTATGTGATTTCAGAACTATATTGAACACATAATGTTTTGAAAGTTTAATAATATTTGGAAAAGAAGAGTATCAGTCCTTTTTATGCAGGTCTTGAAACAGGATTTGTTTGTATATAGATTTTAGATTAGATTATACTTAGCAAAAACTTGGAAAATTCAAGGTTCATTATGTCAACTTTGTGTTTCTATATATGCCAAAAGTTAGTGATCAACAGTGAGCATATCCACATAACTTAGCAACAATATTTAATGAAGTTCTtacattttcaataatttattgttagatttttttttcgtTGACAAAATTGATAAAGTAAATCATATACAAATTCAATAtcgttaaaaacaaaaacaatgaaTCTATGAATATATTCtcaatattcaaattaataacttaaaacGACGCAATACTtataaataatatgataaaatcaaatataaggatgacaaataaattaattaactgGTTTGTTATATCAATTCTTAATAAGTGCTAAATATAGTTTAATTTCATCAGCATGCACCCAAAATGATTTCCAATTATAGTAACACTTATTAGGTTTAGTTAGGTTGCTTTACAATACTATGCCTACATAAGAAGTGTAGAAATGGTGACATAAGATTGTATAATTAGGGATATGGTagtatttcaaatattttattatatctgaAGAATATTCAATGATGGCAAATCCTAACAAATTGGTTCGCATTCATTGTGCaaataaaatagtgaacttAAAAAAAACAGGCTGCATCTTTGTGTTGTtgttactaaaatataaaattaacttgGTTAAGGccaaagtttaaaattttttggTTAAGACCAATATTTTCTTTGtgcaaatataaattttttggttaagaccaatattttctttttttaaggcTAAGACGAAAGTTGGAATGGAAGAAAAATGGTAACCAAAGAAAGAAGTGAAAAATACTTAAGATAGTTGGTttgtcttttaaataaaatgttgtGAATTTGGAGAAGTAGCTAAATAAGTGCCCTACAATATTTTATACCAAAatgctataaaaaaaataaagaaaaaaagcaGGGGCGTGACAAAGTTAAAAGCTATATCAACCTTTAACTTGGCTCTCCTTTCCCTCCCCCACTagaatttatcaaatattttttcagaaaattaaaatatatttaactttggTTTTAACTGGATTATTCCATATGGCCTCCCTTTAAAAAAATTCCCTATAGCCCTGTTCTATAGGTCCTTCATTTAAATTCCGTTCCTCATTTATCTTAAATTGTTTAAagctaaataaatattacaagcattttggttttttaaattgtaaaaactagtcaatttaattttttatactaaaaaaaattaaaaatgtttttatttctacaaaattacaaattttcaGGTTTAATCTATTGATTAGATACGTCACGTGAACATTTTAAGTTGTCTGACATCTATGTGGGACATGACATCACTTTTAAGAAACTAAATTGATTgaactttataactttaaagagtaaactatttatttacttctttctaataaaataaaaaggacgCAAGACCTAATTCATTAAAGTGTAAAcaaattaattgttatttaaattcaatttagaGGACCTAAatctcaaatttttattttttgtttttttagctTACCTCTGTTATATATCCTTAACTgtttacacaattttttttttaactttcaatttttgtaatttctATTTCTCATACTAATTATAAATTGAGCcctaatttaataaatttaactacaattattaattttttttgtaatttgttAAAATGACTTATACCGTGGGATAGAGAGGGAGTAGTTTGTTACAATATAGTACCTTATCTTTTTTATGATTGTAGCGAAGAGTGGTGCAAATATCACGTGCTTTCATGATTTTGTTCTCTATTTTTTGTACTATATTCCAACTTGAATTCTTGTGTGGAGAGGTTCCCTTGCACTTTTATGTTTCTATGTCTCTCCTTAGGGATGTGAATGGTTTAAGCTTTCCACTACatatttagggtttagggtttagggtttagggtttatgcaTTTGTTAATCATCAAACCAATGCATACGTTAAGTTACTAAATGTTACAATCTTTTTCaaaagttgttttctttcaccaattgatATGAGTTTCTTTATAAATAGAAATACTTTAGAAACAGAAAGGACAAGACAAAATTCATGTTACATGAGtcaaatttttgtcaaaaatatttcagattcattttttcttttctacagTGTACGAGAGTAAATAAATGAACTTTACTCTGTAAGCTATCATTGATCGATCAATATGTTTGATGTGACTGTATAATTCACTTCAATACgctttgaaatttatttgtgtAACATTCATCATCATTAGTTTCATCTTCTTCGTGTTCAAGATTTGCAGCATACATCCAATAAAATATTCAACATTCTTTggatttgatttgtttttatcttatttatttataccgCAATTTTAAAGGAGATGAACATTCACATGATTATTTATCTATGACCATAACGAAAGATACACaattatttttgtatgaaaatatgataatacacaattatttttgtatgaaaatatgatatttattataCGTGCTCTATGTTATTCACTTTCTGCTTGAAATTGTTGTCAACAATAGTAATATTTAAGGACTTCTTTTATTCGTAAATGTTGAGTTTTCTTCGTTTTGTTAAACTAATAATCAAATGTCCATTCATTTTTTAGAGAATAAAACAATTCTTTAATTACTGCAATGTAATTATTTGGTCCATTTAATTTATGTGTGAGCATGATAGTTTTGAAGTGTTGAAATTTTATGAGTGAAATTTTAAAGTATGTGTTGCCTTGAACAATTTAGTGATTAATGTATCTGgctataaagaaaaaaaattgaagtgcGTTACATAATTCGTTGTCATGCTCAGGTATTAATATACTCCTTTTGGTGTTGTaattttaaagttgatttaCTCAAAAGTTATCGGTTAATTTTAGATCCACAAAATCCATTTTGAGGAATTAATACTCAAgtgttaaatttaattgattatagTTTATATGATTAActcatattattatattattatatgtgcACGATAGTATCAAAGTATTTGtcaatttcttatttattttgatattaaaaatattttgaatatatatattataagttGACAAATGTTCATGAAAGGAagtaatagaaaattttaatgtttttgttcattgtttattttaattgtgattgttatttaaatttgctatagaaatatatttaaatatgaaacttgAATTAAAAAGTAGAATTCAATGATACATGTATtagttataatataaatatgaataaatggtttctttaatagaaattaaatgaattcttatttgttaagaaaaaaatgacTTACATGTTGACCCACACCTTATGATATTTGATTATGAGAAATTTTTATGATCATGTTTTGTTATCTTGtgataatatatattcaatgcATTTAATGTATTATATATTGGACTTGGATATATTGAAAagagaattaaaattttaaattgaaatggttattaaatatagtaaaaggTAGAATGACATAAAATTTTGTGCATGTAATAGTTGATATGTTTATTAATTGCATGTGATACAATGTGAAGAGATTAAATGTAAAAATGTCATGGTTTGGTGATAGTTGATCAATACTATCAAGAATATATAAATGatgttatgatttatttatatgtggATGAAATATTAATCTTTGGCACCGATTTAGATGAggtagaaaaaactaaaactttcttataaaaaattttgatatgaaagatttagATGAAACATAtgtgattttaggaattaaaatcataagAGGTGGTGTAAATATTGGTTTATTCCAATCTCACAATATTAAGAAAGTGCTACAGAAATTTGATCATTTTGATTGTAAATTTATTTCTACCGtatttgatcaaaatgttagtttacaaTCATATAAAGGATGTCATGTGGCACAACTAGATTATTCAAAGGTAATTGGATGTTTGATGTAAGTCATGACTTGTACCAGATATGATATAACATATGATGTTGGAAGATTAAGTCGGTATACAAGCaatccaagtaaagaacattgacatgctattaataaaatattaaaatatttgaaatgaacaattaactatagtttaatctatagttgatatcttttaattttgaaagGATATAAAGATGTTAGTTTGGTAAGTGATATTGAGGATCATGCTTCCACAAGTGGATGGATCTTCAACCTTGGTGGATGTGCAATTTCTTGGAgttcaaagaaacaaacttgcattGCCGACACCACCATAGTTGTACAATTTATTGCTCTAGTTGCAGATAATAAAGTGGTTGAATGGCTAAGAAAGTTGTTGTACGAGATACCAATTTGACCAAAGTCAATTGCATCGGTATCTATACATTGTGATAGTCAATTCACACTATCAAAAGCATATAGTCAAGTATATAATAGAAAATCTATACATATTGAATTAAGACACAGTTATGTAAATGATTTAATGGAGTGGTATCCATAATGTTTGTAAGAACTGAAAAGAATCttgcagatcctttgacgaaagatCTGACATAGGACATGGTGTTGAAGACATCATTAGGTATGTGATACAAGCTCATATCTAAATAATTGCCAATGAAAGGAACTATCaactcacacttgagtaacatCAAATATTGAGTTTAATAATGAAAGTACTTTATTAGTGCGATTGAAGTACTTGGCAATAAATACGTCCCAAAGGGTAAAAGTACTTGGACAGTAAAATAAAAGTGGTAGGATGAGATCTCATCTTAATGGacatataacatatatttgatGGAATGCATAATTATTGGTGCATTTCTGATATAATTCACCAATAGAGAATGAAGTAGACTGCCTCATGAAAAGGATATAAGATATATAACCTTATCATATGTGTCATCTTTATAATTCGATCAATGGTATTGAGATTTCATGTATGACTTatgcacacttgttctaatgaatgATTGGTTTAAAGTTTGCATACCAATTTATTCGGGAATGAgtgaaaacataatttactaAGTAATGGTTCAAATTGTAAGATACATTTATCTGAAATCATGAGATTTTCATAATAAcggatttagatttattttgaaaatggtgggaTGATATTGTGAGAagaatttccaaaatatatttgaaattctctAATCTATATTATTGTAgcaaaattaattaacttaatGTATCACTTGATCcaatggtttagggtttacaatattttttcaaaaagttgttttctttcacaaaTTGGTATGAATTTCTCTATAAATTGATATACTTTAGAGGCAAAAAGGACAAGACAAAATTTATGTTACATGAGTCAAATttctgtcaaaaatatttatgagtcacttcttcttttctctagtgcacgagagtaaatgaaTGAACTTTATTCTataaactatcattgatcgataaatttgatgtgaatgtgcaattcactttAAGGATTTCCATCCTGAAGGTGATTCGCCGGTTAATCCGTTTGCATCAATATACATAAATTGGTGGGGACGAATTGAACCTAAAGCTTATTGTGATACacacactttaaaatttatttgtacaaCTATCATCATCATTAGTTTCATCTTCTTCAACAAGACCTCTACATGACAAGTTTGGAATGTTTCTATAGATACTTCAATTGATGCAAGCAAGGCTGAAGATGAAAGTGACATTTTTTATGATTCAACAgcaatttttatcaaatatatgttTTAGTGATGATGAAAGTGAACCTTCGTTAATGTCATTGTAATAATATGTGTTCGATTAATAAGTtaagttaaaaataagttaGGATAGAATAATTTGGGATATATAAAGTGTGAAGTCCCTTAAAAAGTAGATGGGTTTCATCATTTAAGAAATTACATATGTCTATGTGATAAACAAAATTAAGGGGATTAGTGATACTTCGTTTTGAATGATGGTAAATTGtttattaatatatgttaatgAGTTTTATCTCTGATTGTTGAATAAGGCATACAAGATTAGAATATTTTAACAATCgtattctcttttctttttcaagTGGTAGTTGTAAAAGTTTAGTGAAGTGGAATTAAGTGTTGACTCTTGTATGATAACTCTTAAATTTATACGCAAAAGCTACCACCCATcatattcttaattaattatacGTCAACATGTGAGGTTCTTTTGTTGCTTGAAAAGAATAGTAATAACTTTTATTCTACGATACAATTTTTTGGTGAACTATTCTAAGATACATTATGTTATAAAATCTATGATTCTGATCAATCGTGTAATATGATAATAGACTTAAGTTCTTTTTTTCTTAAGATAATAGACGTAACCTTATATGCTACTCCCTCCGTTTTAGAATTAATGTCATTTTAAgagaaatttttatttcaaaatgaattaatgttattttttatttttaatataatataattttgtttttcaattatGGTTTGGCCCAAGGAATAGGCAAGTGAAGATGTCGTCTTGCCTTTAATATTTTTaggtttaaatttatattttttatttaattaatattaatttttttagtctttataatataaatttcattttctaaaggcagtatgaattaattcaaaaaaaaattaatcaatcatgtaaatgtatttaaaatttatttatatataagttGTTAAATATTGTGTATTCGTAAAAAAGattgtttaatattataaaagtaaTTAGATTTAAAAAGAACTCAGATTTTACTAATGTATATTTAAAAGGcctcattttatttaataaaaaatgcgtcattttaaaattttctttaggCTTCTACAGATTTATTAGGTCGACCttgttttaattatgttatttaattaatactatgtgtattattttaaaatattatattttaatttataattatgatagtaaaaaatacaacaatagtcaacaaaaataatttgataaaattactatttttacttttatttatttattattattattattttgaccTTTATCAATTATAGTAAGAAATTTTCTATGAAGACAATTAACATGATGAAGTTGTGTGACGAAGGCAACCAAGTGGGTTGATCCACCACCGGTTAAAATCATAATTGATAGTTAGATAATGCATTAGAAATACCATTCCACAcgctttcaaaaaataaatattgaaaattttcttCCAACTTGCAACCATGTAAGCATAGATATGATAGAACAAGTTAACCTTTGTTAGAACTTAGAAGCCTATTTTGAACTAGACGCCAAGCAAATCTTGAAGAGGTAATGGCTCCTCGATCATATCTTGAGTGAGCATCACTATGGTCAAGCCCACTTGTTTCATACATTTTATTGCAATCAAATGTTAGCCAACAACTAAGGTGAGTCCGTTTGGTCCAACGTTGGATTCAGCATGAATAATTAAGTGAAGTATCTAGCTAGATACTAGTAGATTTTGAGGCGGTGTAATTACTTGCTCTTTGTTTATCATTGGTAATGTTGTAAACATCTTTCTTTGTTCAATTCAAGTTTGAGTACATTTGTTTATATTCAAACTTAATACTTGTTACACAGtaatcaaatgaaaaatatttatttattcattttattgtttttgaattattatcgttattatttctttttccaTCATACAGGACTCCAAATAgtgttatttgaaaataaataaggtgtattataattttttaaatgaagatTTGTAGTGCGAGGACTGATAAAGTGTTACGtgtacaataaaaataaaaaaaataagaaattgatTTGCTGTATATATTAAATGAGAAATatattgaacattttggtgTCTTCTATGTTGAAGTAATCTTATtggtttttaaattgaattaattgattttgttttaaacattttgtTAATGTATTGATATAAATCACATTTAGGATGGAGGCTTTGTGGTGTGAGGACAATTGACAGAAAAATGGAcaataagaaaatagaaaataaacttGGAATGTTTATAACATAGATGTCCTGATTGAGAGATAATAGTAATATGACTTAATTGATTTAACCAATTAAATACGAGATTGAATATTGTGGTGCCTTTTATATGTTGAAATGATGTTATTGGTTTTTAATGagaattgattgttgtgttgAAAGTTATTGATAATATTCCATTTTTACTTTGATATGAATCATCGTCATTGAATAGTgttatttgaaaatgaattagGTGTATTAATAACTTTTTGGATGAAGACTTCTGGTATGAGATTGAATATTCTAGTGCCTTGCATATATGTTGAAATCAAAGTTAT
The genomic region above belongs to Cicer arietinum cultivar CDC Frontier isolate Library 1 chromosome 4, Cicar.CDCFrontier_v2.0, whole genome shotgun sequence and contains:
- the LOC101509177 gene encoding transcription factor bHLH157 gives rise to the protein MAMTMPLSLRNKLKTLCACGDGWSYAIFWRFHKTNPMLLTVEESYYEEQLGEEIAKLLPQVHLLGEGIVGEAAFSDKHNWLHSVSYEDDSGLYQQFSSGIKTIVVIPIKSWGVVQFGSTNKILETINFLDQTQSLLKEIDDMDMIEVSGNELLPMDFANYDLNGLLASISTENSCDWTLKYTLDENYDELREVYSSTNPNDPFSSQHKTCEETSSLSDQLNGTIEAYLDPDSSMNDNLISKTSLFGEWCGENSSFDSLGQQFASEIMAQEVVDVCTSFDSSIVHDSAFVSLDKGSSFQDNHSSEPVVVTDVVLPSSSIEPVDMSEEFLKLSSLDDLCQWFAPSTDDSICTTMIQLDNNLPESIEFNPTLAEHNTITTTVNSEMKETSVLIHSSENDFLDNLELDLGCDQSSEWWGNLLTPMVSTATDIGFSECISELNYTTTLTDNRKRLFSELGGIEELLKGQANYNNPFNSSNFENELLSSNKRQMVEFSSMSRTQVNFASLVGAEAGPNLMQSVSDLEKSNSVLTKKDTFPKLQVGMLINDRNSINMKRGVSLHPKKQEEPTKPTKKKAKPGESTRPRPKDRQQIQDCIKELRGIIPHGGKCSIDSLLDRTIRYMLFLRSVIKYADMIHEPNEPKLIEQANGVVPKDSENRGATWAFEVGNQTMVCPIIVEDMNPPGQMLIEMLCEDQGFFLEIVDIIKGFGLNILKAKMEIKKSKLWGRFIVEANRHVTRIDVFWSLIHLLQQPNITGSDSSNKHSNVIDANIA